Proteins encoded within one genomic window of Flavobacterium sp. NG2:
- a CDS encoding sugar kinase, producing the protein MKKSIDIICVGEVLIDFIGHQINTSINRTKDFHRFLGGSPTNVAVNAARLGLKSVLVATCGEDGLGEYIVRKLKANNVITTQIKKLDNVPTSVIFVSKSTGTPDFIPYREADCIIEPSQISNEILESAKVYHTTCFALSKNPARTTILEGAKKAKALGVKTSIDINFSERIWCDREEAKLVLKEYLSTDPLVKLSEDDCYRLFAESKTEDFIFEYFHGLGASTICLTKGKDGVVLSDKVLGIYHQKALPVDDIKDATGAGDAFWTGFLYAQLLNKNFEDTITIAQRLAVLKLQNVGRLPDNIDISKFLEIGE; encoded by the coding sequence ATGAAAAAATCTATAGATATAATTTGCGTAGGAGAAGTGTTGATTGATTTTATTGGACATCAAATTAACACCTCAATAAATAGGACTAAGGATTTTCACCGATTTTTAGGTGGTTCACCAACAAATGTGGCGGTGAACGCGGCTAGGCTTGGGTTAAAATCAGTTTTAGTGGCTACTTGTGGTGAAGATGGTTTAGGGGAGTACATTGTTCGTAAATTGAAAGCTAATAATGTTATTACAACCCAAATTAAAAAATTAGATAATGTACCCACATCAGTGATTTTTGTATCTAAGTCTACAGGTACCCCTGATTTTATTCCTTACCGTGAGGCAGATTGTATCATCGAGCCTAGCCAAATCTCAAATGAAATTTTAGAATCAGCAAAGGTTTATCATACAACTTGTTTTGCGTTGAGTAAGAACCCTGCAAGAACAACAATTTTAGAGGGGGCAAAAAAAGCAAAAGCTCTAGGGGTAAAAACAAGTATTGATATTAATTTTTCGGAACGAATTTGGTGCGATAGAGAAGAGGCAAAGTTAGTTTTAAAAGAATATTTGTCAACAGATCCGTTAGTGAAATTAAGTGAAGATGATTGTTACCGATTGTTTGCGGAATCCAAAACTGAAGATTTTATTTTTGAATATTTTCATGGATTAGGTGCTTCAACAATTTGTTTAACTAAGGGTAAAGATGGAGTGGTGTTGTCAGATAAGGTTTTAGGAATATATCACCAAAAAGCACTTCCTGTTGATGATATTAAAGATGCTACAGGAGCTGGTGACGCTTTTTGGACAGGATTTTTATATGCGCAATTATTAAATAAAAATTTTGAAGACACCATTACGATAGCTCAGCGTCTTGCAGTTCTGAAATTGCAAAATGTGGGGAGATTACCAGATAATATTGATATTTCTAAATTTTTAGAGATTGGTGAATAG
- a CDS encoding MFS transporter gives MLNKTKLNFWQIWNMNFGFFGIQFSFGLQQSNMSAIYKYLGADEASLPMLWLAGPITGLIIQPIVGAISDGTWSPRFGRRKPFFLIGALISSVALLLMPFSSTLFMAASLLWILDAANNLAMEPYRAFVADKLDEKQQSLGFLMQSFFTGFGITLANFTPAILVSFGILAITDKLANGIPTYTYWAFFIGAFASVSSVLISVFTTKEYPPTDEELAVILEKKKENIIKSVWVDIVDAFKTMPKTMRQMIPMMFFTWYAMFCYWQYITSTLSVTLYNTTDQASEGFSQAQLLTGSLNGTYNIVCFLVAFLLVPLALKIGAKGVHFVALFLGGVGLLSIPYLNNVDVLFTMHNPFGDNVDVTTIFFYSFGLGISWASMMAMPYQLLASSIPKEKTGIYMGIFNMFIVIPMAIQVLTMQFFVYDLLGKNPVNVIKMAGVFLILGAVFTLFIKVKNVNTQIE, from the coding sequence ATGCTGAATAAAACGAAACTTAATTTTTGGCAAATTTGGAATATGAATTTTGGATTCTTCGGAATTCAATTCAGTTTTGGATTGCAGCAAAGTAACATGAGTGCCATATATAAATATTTGGGAGCAGATGAAGCGAGTTTACCGATGCTTTGGCTAGCTGGCCCTATTACAGGTTTGATCATTCAGCCGATAGTAGGAGCAATTAGTGATGGTACTTGGTCTCCAAGATTCGGACGTAGAAAACCATTTTTCCTAATTGGTGCTTTGATTTCTAGTGTTGCCTTGTTATTAATGCCATTTTCTAGTACACTTTTCATGGCAGCAAGTTTGTTATGGATTTTAGATGCAGCTAATAATTTGGCAATGGAGCCTTATCGCGCATTTGTCGCTGATAAATTAGATGAAAAACAACAATCATTAGGCTTCTTGATGCAGAGTTTTTTCACTGGTTTCGGAATTACCTTAGCTAATTTTACTCCGGCAATTCTAGTTTCTTTCGGAATTCTCGCAATTACCGATAAATTAGCAAACGGGATTCCTACCTATACGTATTGGGCCTTTTTTATTGGAGCTTTTGCTTCGGTTTCTTCTGTTTTGATTTCAGTATTTACAACTAAAGAGTATCCGCCAACAGATGAAGAATTAGCAGTAATCTTAGAAAAGAAAAAGGAAAACATTATTAAGAGTGTTTGGGTAGATATTGTGGATGCATTCAAAACGATGCCAAAGACGATGAGACAAATGATACCAATGATGTTTTTTACTTGGTATGCAATGTTTTGTTATTGGCAATATATTACCTCGACACTTTCGGTTACACTTTATAATACGACTGATCAAGCTTCAGAAGGATTTTCTCAAGCTCAATTGTTAACTGGTAGTTTAAATGGGACTTATAATATTGTTTGTTTTTTGGTTGCCTTTCTGTTGGTGCCTTTAGCCCTTAAAATTGGAGCTAAAGGAGTTCATTTTGTAGCCTTGTTCTTAGGGGGTGTAGGACTTTTGAGTATTCCTTATTTAAATAATGTGGATGTATTGTTTACAATGCACAACCCTTTTGGTGACAATGTGGATGTAACAACAATTTTCTTTTATTCCTTTGGGTTAGGTATCTCGTGGGCTTCCATGATGGCGATGCCTTACCAACTTTTGGCAAGTTCAATTCCAAAAGAGAAAACGGGAATATATATGGGAATCTTCAATATGTTTATTGTGATTCCAATGGCAATTCAAGTTTTAACCATGCAGTTTTTTGTTTATGATTTATTGGGTAAAAACCCTGTAAATGTAATTAAGATGGCAGGTGTGTTTTTAATTCTTGGCGCTGTTTTCACGCTTTTTATCAAAGTTAAAAATGTAAATACACAAATTGAATAA
- a CDS encoding TonB-dependent receptor domain-containing protein, with translation MKNCNSIIKKTGLMIALLFINLSFSQNNSLSGVVVEANGSPIPGVNITILNAKYTTSTDIDGKYSFNSLPKGTTTLLATYLGFKTFQTKVTISGNVVQNITMTEDANVLDDVVITGVINPRAKVKSSVSITSLNVSEIEQSAPRSTAEIFRTIPGIRSESSGGDGNSNISVRGVPISSGGSKYLQIQEDGLPVLLFGDIAFATADIFTRFDRNVARVEAIRGGSASTLASNSPGGIINFISKTGKKDGGSLSTTFGLDYNNFRTDMDYGAKIGDDLYFHVGGFYRAGEGVRNTGATSNNGGQVKFNITKEFEKGSITVYTKFLNDKAVAYMPMPVKVTGTNANPTWGNVDGYDATKGALQSIYLNHNLGLGSDGQLRRANVSDGMNPVSKSIGASANFDLNQDWKVSDNFRYSSNSGGFISPFPSQVASASTIATSFGAGSTLTYANDGTAFNTPNGLVARIHMFDTQLNNLDNFMNDLRITRKFDKVGITAGYFKSIQNISMSWLWNSYLQEVSDNNPRLLNVKNAGGALLSDNGLYAYGTPFWGNLARNYDTQYNVSAPYINVSVDATDKLSLEGGLRYDKGLVTGSFAGGVSKQFDINNDGVISAPENKVFAIDNANATAVDYDYDYVSYTLGANFLINKSQSVFARVSKGASAKADRILFSGLDYLDGNKINALDFLTQAEVGYKQKFSNGYVYATAFHSKTDEQGGFEATSNSIIKNNYKSYGLELETAYNVNDNLSLVGGLTYTKAEIISGTNDGNQPRRQPKLMYNFIPSYKFGGDKNSFGLSFIGQTKSFAQDSNQLVMNGYVIVNGFVEVGITKGLSLNLSANNLFDTLAITESEEGNITENTVNYVRARALTGRSLSMALNYRF, from the coding sequence ATGAAAAATTGTAATTCAATAATTAAGAAAACAGGGCTTATGATAGCTTTATTGTTTATTAATTTGTCTTTTTCACAAAACAACAGCTTATCAGGTGTTGTCGTTGAGGCAAATGGTTCACCTATTCCAGGGGTGAATATCACAATATTAAATGCTAAATATACTACTTCTACCGATATTGACGGTAAATATTCTTTTAATTCTTTACCTAAAGGTACTACAACTCTTTTGGCAACTTATTTAGGTTTCAAAACTTTTCAAACGAAAGTTACTATCAGTGGGAATGTAGTCCAAAACATAACGATGACAGAAGATGCGAACGTGCTTGATGACGTTGTAATTACTGGGGTTATTAATCCTAGAGCAAAAGTTAAATCAAGTGTGTCGATTACGTCATTAAATGTAAGTGAGATTGAGCAATCGGCTCCAAGGTCTACTGCTGAGATCTTTAGAACGATTCCTGGTATACGTTCTGAGTCTTCAGGTGGTGATGGAAATTCGAATATTTCTGTTCGTGGTGTGCCAATTTCTTCAGGAGGATCTAAGTATTTACAAATTCAAGAGGACGGCTTACCTGTATTGTTATTTGGTGATATTGCATTTGCAACTGCCGATATTTTTACGAGATTTGATAGAAATGTTGCCAGAGTTGAAGCAATTCGTGGAGGTTCAGCATCTACATTAGCATCAAATTCTCCTGGTGGTATTATTAACTTTATCAGTAAAACTGGTAAAAAAGATGGAGGTTCATTAAGTACTACTTTTGGATTAGATTATAACAACTTTAGAACCGACATGGACTATGGAGCAAAAATTGGTGATGATTTGTATTTTCACGTAGGTGGATTTTATAGAGCAGGTGAAGGTGTTAGAAATACAGGAGCAACGTCAAACAATGGTGGTCAAGTAAAATTTAACATTACGAAAGAATTTGAAAAAGGTTCTATAACTGTTTATACTAAGTTTTTGAACGACAAAGCTGTTGCATATATGCCAATGCCAGTAAAGGTTACAGGAACTAATGCAAACCCTACTTGGGGTAATGTTGATGGATATGACGCGACTAAAGGGGCACTGCAATCTATCTATTTAAACCATAATTTAGGTCTTGGTTCTGATGGGCAATTGCGTAGAGCTAATGTTTCAGATGGTATGAACCCTGTTTCAAAATCAATTGGCGCAAGTGCTAATTTTGATTTGAATCAAGATTGGAAAGTTTCAGATAACTTTAGATACTCTTCTAATAGTGGTGGATTTATTTCTCCTTTCCCGTCCCAGGTTGCTTCAGCTTCAACAATAGCAACTTCTTTTGGTGCAGGTTCTACTTTGACTTATGCTAATGATGGAACTGCTTTTAATACGCCTAATGGATTAGTTGCTAGAATTCATATGTTTGACACTCAGTTGAATAATTTAGACAATTTCATGAATGATTTAAGGATTACTAGGAAATTCGATAAAGTAGGTATTACAGCTGGTTATTTTAAATCGATTCAAAATATCTCTATGTCATGGTTGTGGAACTCTTATCTTCAGGAAGTTTCGGATAATAATCCTCGTTTGTTAAATGTAAAAAATGCAGGAGGTGCGTTGTTATCTGATAATGGACTATATGCATACGGTACACCATTTTGGGGTAACTTAGCAAGAAACTATGATACTCAATACAATGTTTCAGCACCTTATATCAACGTTTCTGTTGATGCAACTGATAAATTGTCACTTGAAGGAGGATTGCGTTATGATAAAGGACTAGTTACAGGTTCATTTGCTGGTGGTGTTTCAAAACAATTTGATATTAATAATGATGGTGTTATTTCTGCACCGGAAAATAAAGTATTTGCCATTGATAATGCTAATGCAACAGCTGTAGATTATGATTATGATTATGTTTCATATACTTTAGGAGCTAACTTTTTGATTAATAAATCACAATCGGTTTTTGCTCGTGTAAGTAAAGGTGCTTCTGCAAAAGCAGATCGTATATTATTCTCAGGTTTAGATTATTTAGATGGAAATAAAATCAATGCACTTGACTTTTTAACGCAGGCAGAAGTTGGGTACAAACAAAAATTCTCAAATGGGTATGTTTATGCAACTGCTTTCCATTCTAAAACTGATGAACAAGGAGGATTTGAAGCGACCTCTAATAGTATCATTAAAAATAACTATAAATCGTACGGTTTAGAATTAGAAACGGCTTATAATGTGAATGATAATTTAAGTTTAGTAGGAGGTTTGACTTATACAAAAGCTGAAATTATTTCTGGTACTAATGATGGAAATCAACCAAGAAGACAACCGAAATTAATGTACAACTTTATTCCATCTTATAAATTTGGAGGAGATAAAAATAGCTTTGGATTGAGTTTTATTGGACAAACTAAATCATTTGCTCAAGATTCAAATCAATTAGTGATGAATGGATACGTAATTGTAAATGGATTTGTTGAAGTAGGGATTACAAAAGGATTGTCATTGAATCTTTCTGCAAATAACTTATTTGATACGTTAGCAATTACAGAGTCTGAAGAAGGAAATATTACTGAAAATACTGTAAACTATGTAAGAGCAAGAGCATTGACAGGAAGATCATTGTCAATGGCTTTAAACTATAGATTTTAA
- a CDS encoding glycoside hydrolase 100 family protein: MMTDINYLKAIELLHKSTSSAGFLASAQDISNYKRVWARDGVICGLAALASGDEDLIETFRDTLETLANNQHHNGTIPSNVGISDNEENVSYGGLAGRVDAVTWFIIGVCQYAYYTNDVNFVKKYNSNILKALQLLEAWEFNNKGLLYVPLSGNWADEYITDGYVLYDQLLRVWALKSYNHFVKDEFITTKIQTITEQIEINFMPQSVGEKYHERAYEEVKIENYMPCSFSPAGYKIQFDAFANSLALLLNIGSPAFQQKIIDYSISLKNELPLGLLPAFWPPVYENDNDWHLLKNNCKYEFRNFPNEFHNGGSWSMVNGFFGLALLKAEQNEEAIVLLDAINKANAVEEYSFYENFNSETKSPNGVPYCTWSAAATVMLHQSIYEEFKYLV, from the coding sequence ATGATGACTGATATAAATTATTTAAAAGCAATCGAGTTGCTTCATAAATCAACCTCTAGTGCTGGTTTTTTAGCAAGTGCACAGGATATTTCAAATTACAAAAGAGTTTGGGCTAGAGATGGTGTGATTTGCGGTTTAGCGGCCTTGGCATCTGGTGATGAAGATTTGATCGAAACTTTTCGAGATACTTTAGAAACTCTTGCTAATAACCAACATCATAATGGTACAATTCCATCTAATGTGGGTATAAGTGATAATGAAGAAAATGTTAGTTATGGCGGGTTAGCAGGTAGAGTAGATGCAGTTACTTGGTTTATTATAGGAGTATGCCAATATGCATATTATACGAATGATGTCAATTTTGTAAAAAAATACAATAGCAATATTTTAAAGGCTCTACAGCTTTTGGAAGCATGGGAATTTAATAACAAAGGACTTTTGTATGTGCCTTTGTCAGGAAATTGGGCTGATGAGTATATTACGGATGGATACGTACTGTACGATCAGTTGCTTAGGGTATGGGCATTAAAAAGTTATAATCATTTTGTGAAGGATGAATTTATTACGACTAAGATTCAAACAATTACTGAGCAAATTGAGATTAACTTTATGCCCCAATCCGTAGGAGAGAAATACCATGAAAGAGCTTATGAAGAAGTTAAGATTGAAAATTATATGCCTTGCTCATTTTCACCAGCGGGCTATAAAATACAGTTTGATGCATTTGCCAATTCATTAGCCTTATTGCTTAATATTGGATCTCCTGCTTTTCAGCAAAAGATTATTGATTATTCGATTTCGCTTAAAAACGAATTGCCTTTGGGGTTGTTACCAGCATTTTGGCCACCCGTTTATGAGAATGATAATGACTGGCATTTGTTAAAAAATAATTGCAAATATGAATTTAGAAATTTTCCCAATGAATTTCATAATGGAGGAAGTTGGTCAATGGTCAATGGTTTTTTTGGATTAGCCTTATTAAAGGCAGAACAAAATGAAGAAGCTATAGTGCTTTTGGATGCTATCAATAAGGCGAATGCAGTTGAAGAATATAGCTTTTATGAGAATTTTAATAGTGAAACAAAATCACCGAATGGTGTTCCGTATTGTACTTGGAGTGCGGCAGCTACAGTAATGTTGCACCAAAGTATATATGAGGAGTTTAAATATTTAGTATAG